The region TTCCCTGTTTTTTCAGAAATAGTTTGTTTGCTGTTGGTTAAGGGAAGATTACTTACCATAGCTGTctagaggacaagggcaaattgcaatttgcttaaggttttgagtgaggattttttccttaaaagagtGCATTTAGAGACAAGAGAGATTATGAACAATCCTTTAACAAGATCCTCAAGCTATCAGGCTGTTTAACATTATTGATCAGCGCAGCCAgagcacattttttaaaaaaacctatcaGATTAAAATGGAAATAGCTTTCTTGCTCTGACTTCTCACaaacttcattttgctttgcagcAGAAAGCTTCTCTGAAAGACGGGCTGTTCCCAAGAATAGGGTGGTGGCCCTGCTGGGAATACACTGCCCTGCAACCCCTACCAGGTTCTTCTGCCTTTGACACAAACGTATGCCCAGCAGCTGCATGTTCTGTTccaaaaaagggatttttcaacaaaaaagccccaaacctaACACCTCAAAAAAGAAGATGCATCTCCTAACAACTCACTGGTCCAGAAAGCCTTTTTAATAGGAAGAAACATGACTTGTGTATTTTCAACAGCCTTTGTTTGAGAACATAGAACATGAAGTCAAAATACACCCAGATCTGATATTTAACGGATGTCACCCACCTAAACAGCAAAGCTTTCATCTCTAAAGTGCACACCGTAGGGATAGCAATTCTGGTGATTTTGTtagcaaaattaataaaaagaaatactttgctTTCAATTCAACACCCCAGAGGTTGACAGCAATAGtagcaaacaacagaaaattatttgtattaataGCTTTGTTTATTCTAATAATGTCATTTTCTGTTGAGATTAATTAGTAATAATGTTTTGAATACTATTACATGTGAAATGCACACCATAGACCAAAAATTATTTGACTGACCTACGTTGTAAAGTGAAATATTTACAGTAATGAGATTCTAATTATGCTTTGTTATGGCAGGACTTACTCTACACTCCTCTTTATTGACAGAATATGTATTGTTTCAGCATTTAAGTTCAATTTATTTGCtcacatttgcattttcttctgcacAGAAAATGAGAGATGATCATTACCTTCTTCATTTTGCATTCAATTTACATCAACAGCACATTACCTCATCCTAACTCATTTATCTACCACAGAAATGTGATAACAAAAGCTACTGTCAGTGATGAATAAAGATAATTTCAAATGAAGCAAGAAGAAACAAGATGAATTATAGGTTTCAGGACCTTTTATTTGCTCAAGAAAGGGataataaaggattttttttctacctagGCAACATGGATCTCACAAGACTGTAATTCACATTCAGCATCTTATATTTACCTGCAGCTGATCGGTCCTTTCTGCAAACAAAAGTAACTCCAAATACCCAAACAACAGTAAGAAGTCTCCTATTTGCTGCATAAAggaactttttttaatttttcggAGTGAGTGCACAGAATTTATGGTTCATAAGCTCAAGCAAACAATTGAACAGCTACCTAAGGGCTATTGTAGCCTCATAGCAAGTAATAGCTCTCCAGCCTGTGGAGATGTGGGCACGTCCAACACAGCCCATAATCTGTGTCTTGCTGGATGGTGTTTGCCTGCTTATGAGCACTGGTGGCACCGTGAAATGTGATGTGGGATTCCCTTGAGTGGACAATAGGAGAATATCCATCTTGGTTTGCAGGGAACTGGTGATATCTGCCAGCTCTCCTCTTCTAGCTCTTCTGCTTTAACAAGCCATCAGCGCCTGCTGGCCTCTTGCTGCTCTTCTTAAGTGCTATGTTAAAGCTAAGCCTATACCAAAACAACACCACCACACTCAGAGATGAAGTTctactttaaaatgtttctatCCAAGATCTTTTTGTACTTTGCCAGACCACTGCAAGCCCCAGAAGTGCATGGGTGCAATGAGAGATTTCAGTTCTGCCCTGCAGAAACTGGGAAACAGGTTTTAAGGAATGGGTCACTGGCAAAAAGCCCACAAGACCTCCCCAGAGTGGGATGAATGATTTTGGCCTACTTTCCTTACAGGTCCTCAAGgaaagaggtggggaggagatttttttgcttttccagaagtgaatgtttaatttattttttaaactcttcagTATTTTCCCTAAAGCAATTACTCACCTTGGAATAGCTCTTCATACTAAGGGAAAGgcagaagaagggaagaaatggGTTTTAAAATTTGTAAGTATCCCACCATTAAAAATGAATGGTTTCATATGAAAACCCACTATCtcatttctttgtgaaaatctgctttttttcctatttcatttCCCCCATCTTCCCACTATTTTAGTCCACTCTTTGACCAGCATAGACTAGGAGCAGCCTGTGAAGCTGCCCTTCAGCCCAGAGCCAAAGCCAGCATTTTATCAGCACATCCCTACGCCAGCCCACCAAGTAGCAGATTCCTTCCTGTAGCCTCAACTACAGAACCTAGGAAACCTCAATGTGTTTCCAAGCTTTGCCCCAGCAGATGTGGGTAACGGACCAGACTCTCACTTCACTCCATCCAGGTTTTTAATTAACCTGCATGAGACCGTGCTGGCtgacacagccctgctctgaggGGGCCAGGTGCCCGAGAGAAAACATCACCTGTAGGGTCATCTTCAAGGGATGTGCTGGCTCTTTTGGGCATAACGTGGACCATGCTGAAGCCTTTGAAAATGCTGCTGTGGGCTTTTATATGGTCTGTTGGAAAATCCTGTGCATTGGAGAGGCTCACCAAAGCTGAACCTTGCGCCACACTCAGCCTCCTAAACATTGCAGGAATACCCTACAGGGCAGAAGATGAGCCCAAGGACTACAATCACCTATCAGATTTCTGGTACATGGACATGCCCTCTCATATAATACCCCTGCTGCCACTGCAAGGCTCACCAACAGcacatctgggggccttaaatTAAAGGGTTACCCAGAATAAATAAACAAGCACTTGCACTTTGGAACTATTGACTGAGCTCCACCATCTGAACAATTTGTTAGCTAGAGGTTTGGGCAGTGGGAAGAAGATGGCAAATATCCTCCTCATACTCTCCATTTGTCTTCTGGGAGTTTGTCTTGGTGTTGAAAGAACAGGTAAGTTCATTTAAAACCTAGCAAGTCCTTCACTTTTGGGTGCAAGGGGTTACTGGCACAGGTAAAGGGACCGTTTGCCACTTGACAGTGAGACAGCTTGTGGAGTATCATAAGAGATGAGAGCTCAGGGGGTTGCTGCGTTTCATGGTTCCTCTCTTTAAAGCTCTGGTTCTTGGGAATGAAATAATAGTTTTTATGCTGATTTTACACAGAATGTGTCACAGGCAtaaattttaagaatttttcttgAACTTGTTGCAGCTTTTAAGCTTTGGGAGCTTGATTCAGCCATTTTAGAATGCATGCACTGatacacagaaggaaaaaaaggagcagagagcaTTGCTAGTGGAGTAACATCCAAACCTCTTTGTATGCCATCACTTCGCCCTGGAGTACAAACAAGTACTCGTGTCCCTAAAACAGTCATTGGATTTGCCACTGTGAGAATTgtttaaaaccaaacccagcGTGAATTTAACAAAGACAGTAAGATGCAGCCAAAATTGTAGACAAGACAGAGCAGTTGATGGATGTGGGCAATCACACATAGTAATGCAGGCTGTTGCTTGATTTATCTGTAGCAGCAACAGTTCCAGCAGAGGCTGGTTCACATCCAATGTGAGTACTTCTTTGGTGCAAAGCTggcctttcttctttcattgtGAGTAACAGGTTAAAAATAAGATCTATTTCCAGAAAGCGTACTTAGCAATGAAAAGTGAGCAGAATCTCATATCGGTACCACCACCCACCCAGGTATACCTCCTAGAATATACTATAGTTCATGGGCAAGACAAGTCTTCCCCACAAGCCCTTAGCCCAGAAACCCATCTCAGTGTCTCAGATACTGGTTCAGAAGCTGGTAAGGCACATGTGAGTATATTCTTGGTTTGAGGATGGTTTCCAGACAGGGTGCATACCAAGCCTGTGACCCCATGGGGCCTGTAACCTTCAGTTCAGATCAAGTTTTGCTTGTAAAGCAGCGTGTGGGAACAGTAAGCAACTGCAAAAGCCTAGAGGGATCTGAGGGAGGCAAAGCTGCGTTCATTAAAATGAGTTCTCTCCATTAAATGCGTTAATAACAGACGGCACCTGGCACATCCCACTGGGAAGAGATGAAGGAGTGGGTCTAATACACCTGCCTCACCTCACACAGTGATTTGCAACTGTGCCTGCATCACGTTCCCTGGGTATTAAGCATATAGAAAGACCAACAGGGTTACAAAACAGGGCTGCTCCATCGTTCTCACCTGAGCTTTTTCTGCCCAGCTTGGGGACAAGCAGGAGGTTGCAGCCCATGCCAGGGAGGCTGAGCACCCCTCTGCCTCCAAGCTCTCAGGCTGTGGCTTGGCTGGGGAGGCTTGCTTAGGGGTGTTCATTCATATCACACTCATAAACCACAACCCTGCATCTGGGAGGGTATTGACCACCCCACGGGGGCTGCAGTGTTTGAAACAAGCCTGTCGTTTTCTCAAGTCAGTGCTTTACCGATCAATATCTACTGCCAAACCACTACACTAAGGTTGGAATTTTAGTGCGctgcctttcatttttaaacaaaaatgcacCAGCAAAAGGAAGATAGAGTTGCAAGCTTGCTGTACGATAATTAAAAGCATTGTAAAAACAATTAGTTCAGATTCTTGCAGAGGGATCtcctggtgaaggggctggtaACATTGTCAGTGACGTGCGGTAAATCAGACCAACTCCCCCTGGGTGCACGAGCGTTCAACAAAACTGATCCTCTGTGGCTTTGGAGGGGCTGGGATCTGCTCTGGATCCAGAGAAGGAATTAGCTATGAGAAGTAACAAGCAGCTGGTACTtgcctctccctctcccttctgctCCTTAAACCTCAGACAGGCCAGACCCACATGTGTCCAAACCCCTCCTAGTGCACAGCCCTCACAGAAGGACTTGTGTCCAGGGtgtccaccagcagctccaagAAGAGCATGTGGTGACAAAATCAGACGTGGCTGCAAGCGCTAAGGGAGggtggagagagaggagaggctgaggagacAAATCAGGAAGCTCCTCTGGGCTAATAACATCCTTTTAAGAGTTGTGGGATAGGCAAAGAGTGCTTGGCAGAGGCAAAGGTCTCCAGGAACTGAGTCAAGAGGAAGCCCTGTTGGATGGCTACTGAAGCAAGGATGTCACTGCTGACCCTGCCAATAGGATGTGTGGCCCATCTGGGAAAGCATTCATGGTAGCACCATGACAGGACTGCACGTCCTTACACCCCTTCATGAGGGCTTCTCTCTAGAccctatttcttttcaaattgcAGTTTTCATCGAGAACAAAGAAGCAAACTCAGTTCTGCATAGGCAAAAGCGAGCCAATTCAAACAGACTGGAAGAGGTTATTCCTGGGAACCTCGAGAGAGAATgcatagaagaaaaatgcagctttgaaGAAGCCCGAGAAGTGtttgaaaacacagagaaaacagtgaGTATCGCTGCTGCAAAATGACAACATCTTGTTCCCTCCAGACTGCACCTCTACACCTTTCAGGTGAGGAGGCACAGAGAGGGAAGGACTGAACAGCAAGGGGAAAACCTGCAGGGGCCAAGTACAGCATCTATTGTGTTTTATTGTTATTCATGATCCATCAGCTGAGATTGAGAATTGCTTTAAAGATTTGTTGGTCACCATTGGGATTACAGAGTTGATTGTTTTCCTGCTAGTCTTCAGTCAGGCAGTGCCCAGATTAGAAATCAAgggaaactattttttttttcctttgcagatgGAGTTTTGGAATACATACATTGGTAAGAGTTGCTTTCTTCACGTTTAAAAACATAATATTCATCTCTTAATGCATAAGTAGCAGATGTTTATTGAAACAAATGTGTTCTAGCATTTTGAAACTTTTTTGTGACGCAGCAAGTCAGAATCATGCACCCTAGATCTTGTAGCCACCCACCCTGGGACTGTTCTATTTGTATACAAAtcccaagcaaaaaaaaaaaaaaagattacttaatattttctttcttcaagcaGCTTTTTTGAACAAACTTCAAAAACCTCAGAACAAAACCTGTTCATACAGACCACTGGACCCATTGACTCCAGGTCACACCCATGGCACTTAatttcagctgcagcacagagtaGAACACAACAGCAATAATGAACACCCCtccagcaaacagaaaatactctTTTATCAAGCAGAGATCTCCAGTTAAGGCACAGCCTTCTGCAAGGAGAGTGTGAATTCCTGGAAATGCCATATTAAAGTGAAGCCTTAACATGATCATAGCAAACAGCTGTTTGCAATTCACAAATCCTTGCTTCTCCACCATCTACTTCTCCACTTTTAGCCTCCATCCCTAATGACTCCTCAGTTCCTTACCAAAAAGATTTCAATGCTCACTACAACATTTGAAACTAATTTTAAGGATGTTTCCATAAACGATCTTCTTTGTAGATTGCTGAGGCTCCCAGAACATCTCCCTTAAAAGCCTTACAAGATTCATATTAGTCAGTTCAGACtacagaataataataaaaaaaaagttatatttcCATTGGAGGActctcctctgaaaaaaaaacaacttacaaAACTCAAcactgcatttgttttattGCCACTGTAACCAACTAGCTGTAACAAAACCATGAATGCCACGTATTCCCCTATCATCCAAAGTGTCTGTTTTACTGTTCAGCTTAgaagctgctgctcccagcacgTGTGGACCACAGGAGCTCACCTCTTCCACAGCACCCAAGTGGCTCCAATCCCCAATTGCCCTCACCAGTCAGCAACAACAGCTGTGATCCACACCATATGTGCAAACCCTGAAGCCCTGCCTtagagaagacaaaaccattttgGCCGTGTTTGGAAGCTGTCCTCTGTATTCCAGTCTGTTCCTcaaagcaccactaacagccaTGCTTATTGGCAGGACACAAACACATCAAGACGTTCCCTTTCCTCCTAACTTTTACCTTACCATTTCAAAGCACACTTCCATGTAATTTAGCATCATGGACTTACTGTTCCAAAGTGTTAGGTCACTAGTTTTGCAATACTGGGTATTCTTATTAAAGCCTCAACTGTAGGTAGCTGTGAGAATAAAGATCCTGACATGTGAAGAAAAATCTAGAGCAGTTAATAGTGATACAAGGCTTAAGAAGAAAGAGCAATGACCAAGGCTCTCAATCCTACAACACACAGAGGTCTCCAAACCTTCAGAGAACAAAGATGGTAGTGTTAAAATAAAGATTAGGAAATCCTAACTCCCCTTGAGGAAGCAAACATTCTAACCTTGTCTGTCTAACTTACCCAAGACATGAGGTCATGTTGAGATGTTGCATGAGGGAGACTGAAAAGGGGTTTGGCTGAAACAAGCAGAATTAACCCACACAGGACAAGGATACATAATTAGGACTCTGAGTAAATCACTGCTGCTGTTACCCTACAACTGACGTTTGTTGTGCACTTGGGTGCTAGGATCTGACTTATTTTCCACTACAAGGAAGGAAGGTGTGGAGGCTCTTGCTCAGCTTTAACAGGAGACTTACACAGAACTAGGCTCCAGTGCTTGTCTGACACCAGCTGTGGTGGATGCTCATGTTCATTAATTCTCCTGTCTTCTCTCCAAGATGGAGACCAGTGCAACCCAAATCCATGCAAAAACGGAGCCGTTTGCAAGGACGCAGTAAGTTCCTATGTGTGCTGGTGCCCAGCTGGGTACGAAGGCAGAAACTGTGAGATAGGTATGTCGTGGGGGCTCAACTTGAGGTTGTTCTTCCTTACTTGAACTTCCATTGGATTAAAGTGGGCATAAAATTCATCCTACCCGAGGTCTGTTTCGGACACACCACACCTTGCTCTGCTGTAAGGCATTGTATGAATGTGTAAATGCAGCCCATTGGCAATGAGATTATAGGGGATGTGCCTAGAGATATAGAAGGAGATGTCTCCATCCTCTCCTGAACTCAGTGGAGCCCCAGCGCCACCTCCACTGAGCACCAAGCTGCTAGTTCTTACGCAGTGTTCAACTGAGACTCAGGATCAAGGTCTTTTGTTCCACACGCTGCAGCTGCCAGCGCAAATGTTGACATAGAGACCTTCCTTTATCTCCTCAGCACAAGCCTTTCCAGGGCTGCTTGTCAATCAAGGATGACGTGCTCACCTGCTGAAAGGAACAGTTTTCTACTGACCCTAACGGGGGCCCCTATGCTCTCAACTCCTCTCCTCTATTTCTCAtgccaggctgggctgcaggtgcTGAGCAGGGCAGGATTACTGCAACCTCCTCTCAATGGCACTCTGCTAAATTCATGATTATAATTATCAGTAGAAACCTTGATTCTAAAGGCaaacaaaaggcaaatattttcctgatgggTTGAGAGTGTATGAAAACCAAACAGCTGATAATTTAAGCAAGAGGGATATTCAGCTCttatatttataatataatCAGGGGCTGTGCAACTCGCATAATGTGCTAGACTCACTGCACTAATAAAAGATTCTCTTTCtagttgtgcttctgctctGGCAAGAGAGGAGCGTACGTTAAAAAGAGCATTTCAAAGCTGCATCAAATTTAAATAGTCTCATTGCAGATTTATCGTGGAAGTGAGACAGGAACAAAAATAGCAATAGAAGTGAGGCGTGAAAAGGAGCTCAGTAAAAATAGTAAATGATGGCATTAAAATGGCTACAGGAAGGGAGGTGTCCTTGAGGAAGTAGGAGTGGAGTTAATCTGCTGtgaatttatttgaaaactgaCTGAGAATTAGAAGTCTGCCTATGGATCAGTAGTTTCCTACCTCAAAGAGATGGTGCTCCCACCACAgaggggtgcaggatggggtgGGAGAATGCACGGGCAGGACACAGGAATCTCACAGGGTGGGACCCATTTCATCAAACGTCCTGCTGAAATGGGTCTTCCACATCAGCCTGCGATGACTTATTGGTGTGTCAAGAAGAACATATGGCTTCACTTGAGGTTTTAAATTCAGAGCCCAGCGATAATCCCAGGACAAAGCCCTTCAGGGTTTGCTCCCATTTGACACATGACATTCTCTGCTAGCATCCACGCTGGGGCTGGATTGCCATGAGCACGGGGTGGGAGGAAAGCAGCACGACAGTGGGGAAATCACATGGCTCATAACCAAATATTTGCAGGAGTTTTTTGTGGTCGGGCTGCCAAATTTCAGAGAGCACACAGTTGTTGGAGGACAGAGGCTGCACCAGGGCTCAGCAGAACCTCTCATAGGGCCATTTCCTCAACCCACGTTCTTTCATTGTGGTTTGGAAGGAGGTCACTCTCCTTGCAAGCAAGCATGCATTTTCCATAGTCTGGAACAACCAGAGTGAGTTATAGGCTGAGTCCCAAGGCCCAACAAGTCTCTAATGGGTTGTATTTCAAAGGAGGTTTCACagttctgttttaatttctttcagacTTCACTTGTGCTATTAAAAACGGAGGCTGCAAGCACTTCTGCAAGCACGACCCGCCACAGAAAGTTCAGTGTTCCTGTGCCTCTGGCTATAAACTTCATGAAGATGGAAAGTCCTGTGAACCTGCaggttaaattttaaaatatttttaagagatcTGGGTGAATTCAGCTACCATTTAGTTACTGATCCTACATCGAGGGTGTTCTGGAATTTCTTCAGAACAAAAGACAACCATCCTGACTGTAAATGTTCCCAATAGCCTGGCCATCACACAATATCTTGTAATTATCTGAGTTGGGTGGAAATAAGTGAAGCTTTATAGTGGTGCTGTCCTCCCAACAGCGTGTGTCTGCACGCAAAGACGCTTAATAGGAACTAGACTGTGGTTTAGCTGTCATATTAAGTGGGGTGGAGCAGAAATGCATTGCTTGAGATTACAACTTCATAAAGGACTAAAGAATAGTTGTTTCTTGTTATATTTCCCTACCTTGCTCTGCTCCTAGGCTGTTACACTATTTCTGAAGCGACAAGTGCAATTCTACCTCACCACAACATAGCAACTTGTCATGGACATCTCAGAAGCACATCTGTCAGAGCAAAGAGGAGATCTaatagagaaatattttgccacCTAAGGTCATTTTAACATTTGATGCTATCATAGTTCTGACACCTGAGAGTAACACCTAAGCTAGCATGCAGGCTAGGTGAGATCATTTCTGAAGGCCTGATAGCTACAGCCAGGAACGGTATGAGCCCCTGAAAGTGCTGACTTTCAGCAAGCAGTGTAGGAAGTATCTTAGGCTGGGAGCTTTTCTGTTAACGGAGATCGCAAAGAGCTCAGGCCAGTGTTACCTAACATGCTGTATCATTTTCACTGAACCAGAAAGTTTTACTGTTAGCAACGCGCTCATCTTTCAGGTTGGGTAATTGCCCTTCCTGCAAAAGCTGAACTTTTGTTGGCTCTGAAACAGTCATTTTCCAGCCTAACCTCATGGGCAGTACTTCCCATCACTCAACACTTATTTAAGCCCTATTCTTAAAGCagactgcttaaaaaaatatgtaatctCAATAGGCCACGCTTATATCTGATTTTACACTAATGTTTGTTAGCACAGTGCTGTCAAAAGCTTTTCAGATTAAAGACAATGTCTGATGCTATTTACTGTATTGACTATCACGATCATCAGTAATTTGCTATGCACTGTGTAGGAGAGAAATGGGAAGAGCTTGTCTGAAATGAGCCTACAGATGAGATCTTCATTAACAGAGAAAACCTACAACCCTACTAAGAGTTTATTAATGTTTTCCTCACCTTGGTGCCAAGCAGGATTATCTGTACAATTGGCAGATATTATTTCCTGCCCTCTCCCAGCTGGACAGTTATTGTACTGGAGTTACTTGCTGTAGAAATGTCAGCCAAGCACCCCAGCTGCCCAACACAGAAAGCCTCCCAGGAACGCACCTCAGCATCCCGTGAAGTAAAGGCACAGCTGCCCTGTCCCGTCAGACATGTGCTCTCTCTCacaagctttcttctttttaaaagctgttcagAATGCATTTCTAAAACCCAGAAACAACTTGTGCTTTTGCTGCTCTCCCATATtagcagtgctgctgctcaAAGCCGcaggagctggtgagggggctggagaacaggtcttatgaggagcagctgagagagctgggggtgtttagcctggagaagaggaggctgaggggagacctcattgctctctacaactacctgaaaggaggttgtggagaggagagagctgggatcttctcccaagtgacgggggacaggttgagaggaaatggcctcaagcttcgccaggggaggtttaggctggacattaggaaaaaaattcttcatagaaagggtcattgggcactggcagaggctgcccagggagggggttgagtcaccttccctggaggtgtttaaggcatgggtggacgaggtgctaaggggcatggcttagtgtttgataggaatggttggactcgatgatccggtgggtctcttccaacctggttattctatgattctatgattcaaagctgCAGGAGTCAGCCCGCAGCCTTGCACCTCCCGTGTTGGTCCCCAGATTGGTGCTGAGATGAGGCAGCATTTTTCTCCTTGCGTGCTCCTCTGATTGTTGCAACTCCCAGCGTGACACGCAGCCAGTCGTAACCGTGACTGTTTCTCTCCCAGTGCCCTATCCCTGCGGGAGGATCACAGCTCCTGAAGCGAAGAGTAAGCTCACCAGAGCCATAAACACCtttgagcactggaacatcACCACAGATGACCATGACAATGCTCTTGAGGAGGTGCTCGACAACGCCACAGAAAGTAGCACCATCGCCACTACGAAAATCACACCAATAATAAAGACGGGCACCCGGGTTGTGGGAGGATCAGACAGCAT is a window of Phaenicophaeus curvirostris isolate KB17595 chromosome 13, BPBGC_Pcur_1.0, whole genome shotgun sequence DNA encoding:
- the F9 gene encoding coagulation factor IX yields the protein MANILLILSICLLGVCLGVERTVFIENKEANSVLHRQKRANSNRLEEVIPGNLERECIEEKCSFEEAREVFENTEKTMEFWNTYIDGDQCNPNPCKNGAVCKDAVSSYVCWCPAGYEGRNCEIDFTCAIKNGGCKHFCKHDPPQKVQCSCASGYKLHEDGKSCEPAVPYPCGRITAPEAKSKLTRAINTFEHWNITTDDHDNALEEVLDNATESSTIATTKITPIIKTGTRVVGGSDSMRGEVPWQVHLLNSNGVGFCGGSIINEKWVVTAAHCLQPGADITAVAGEYNTDEEDNTEQQRKVVKILPHPTYNATINKHHNDIALLELDEPLRFNSYVTPICIGSREFTNALLKHGTGTVSGWGSTLFRGRPATILQVLKVPFVDRPTCLKSTSTTILQNMFCAGFSAGGSDTCGGDSGGPYTTEIEGTWFLTGITSWGEECAKPGKYGIYTRVSKYIKWIKENTRLT